TGTCATGAAGATCATCATCGCGGGTGGCGGACGGGTGGGCGGGACGCTGGCGGCGCGGCTGGTGGCGGAGCAGCACCAGGTGACGGTGGTGGAGCGGGATGCGAACACCTGCCACCGGCTCTTCGAGGACATTGGCGTGGTGACGGTGTGCGGGGATGCGAACGACCCGTCGGTGCTGGAGTCGGCGGGCATCTCGGGGGCGGACATCGCGGCGGGGGTGCTGGCGCGCGACGCGGAGAACCTGGCCTTCTCCACGCTGGTGCGCTCCATGAGCAGCGCGCGCGTCATGGTGCGCATGTTGGACAGCCGCTACCGCCAGGCCTACAAGCTGGCCGGGGTGAGCGAGCTGGTGGCGGAGGCCGAGGTGGTGGTGGCGAAGATGACCACGGCCATCGACTTCCCGCAGGTGGCGGGCTCGCTGCCGCTGGCGGCGGGGACGGCCATCCTCTTCGAGCTGGAGGTGAGCCCGAAGGCGCTGGTGGCCGGGCGCACGGTGGCGCAGGTGCGCGGCCAGCCCGAGTTCCCGCGCGAGTGCGTGTTCATCGGCCTGGTGGACCCGGAGGGCCGCATCACGTTGCCGGACGGGAACACGGTGCTGCGCGCGGGCCACACCATCATCCTCGTGGCGCGCCGCGCCGAGCTGGCCCGGGCCGTGGAGTACCTCACCGCCGAGGCCCAGCGCCAGACCGACACGCCGCTGGCGGAGATGCTGCGCAAGGTGGACTTCCTCGCACCGCTCAACGACGAGCAGCTGGCCTCGGTGGCGCGCGGCGCCGACTACCTGCGCAAGGAGGCCGGCGAGACGCTCTTCAAGAAGGGCGACGCGGGCGAGTCCTTCTACGTCGTCGTCTCCGGCGAGGTGAACCTGCTGGCCGAGGGCGGGCGGCTGGTGGAGGTGGTGAAGGCGGGAGGCTTCTTCGGGGAGATCGCCCTGCTCACGGGGGAGCCGCGCGCCACGAGCGCCAAGGCCGCCACGGCGTGCGAGCTGGCCGCCGTGGGCCGCGAGGACTTCCAGGGCATGGTGATGGCCAACCCCACCGTGGCGCTGGAGATGAGCCGCATCCTCGGGCAGCGGCTGGCGAGGATGGCGCAGCAGGAGCGCGCGCCCCAGAAGCGCAAGGGCCTGTTCGGCCGCTGAGCACGGAGCTCCGGGCCTGCCCTTCAGGCGGCGAGCCGGAGCCGCTCCTGGGCCTTCGCGAGCGCGTGCGCCGCGCGCACCAGCGACTCCAGGTTGTGCCGGACCTTGCCGGCATCCTCCATGAAGGTGGGTTTCTCGTACGCGAGGCCCACGTGGTTGTCCTGCACGAAGCTCACGCTCTCGGGGTTCACGAGCTCGCGGAGCGCCTGCTGGACGTCCGGCTCCTGGAGGAGCTTCCGGCCCTCCTCGAGCGGACCGCACTGGAAGATGTGGGCCTTGTCGAGCACGGGCTCCCCCGCCTTGAAGACGTTGGGGGTGCCCACCCCCTCGAACAAGGACGTCCACTTGCGCGGCGCGGCGACGAAGTGACGGGGCAACTTCCCGGGCACCTCCACCCGCACCACGTACACGGAGTCGTTCTCCTTCCTCCCGCCCATGCGCTCGCCCTTCTCCCGGAAGATGCGCACGGGCAGCCCCTCGAACTCTCCGGAGAGAGTCCCGCCCTTCTCGTACGTCAGCCCGAGCGGCCCGGCCATGTTGGCCCAGGAGGCCTGCCGTTTCTCATCGAGCAGTGCCTGCTTCTTCGCGCTCCAGAAGACCCAGGGGACGGCAACCGCCATGATGACGAAGAAGGCGATGAACTCGCCCGAGAACAGATCCGAGATGTCCATGACGCTCCCAGCATAACCCGCCTCGGCCTGCCCGGGGCCGGGGGCCGAACGTCCAGCATCGCAAGTTGACGCACCGCGAGTGTCCATCGCCACACCCGCCGGACACGCGCCCCCTGGTGTCCCGGGCGAGCCCGCTCCATAGCGATGCCTCCACGCGGGGAATGGCACCGCCGGAGGAGAGCACCATGAGACACATCGCGAACGCACTGCTGGTCGTTGGAATGCTGTGGGCCGCCCAGGGACAGGCCCGCGACAAGACGATGGACTACCGGGGGATGAAGTTCTCCACCGACCCCAAGCAGTTCGTCGACCGGATGCTCTACCTGCACGGGGAGATCATCGACGAGGGCCGCATGGCCCAGCGCAACAGCCAGTCACCGCAGGTGAAGGAACTGTCCGAGACGCTGGTGAAGAGCCACCAGGCCTTCGATGAGCGGCTGAAGAAGCACCTCAAGGAGCAGAAGCTGCAGCCCGGTACCTTCAAGTCCACCACGGACGAGGAGCGGGGCACCGTCGCGCTCGAGAAGTCCACCGAGAACAAGCTCAAGACGCTCTCGGGCGATGCGTTCGATCAGGCCTTCCTCGCCGCGCAGGTGAGCGACCATGACCGGCTGCTCATGAGCGTGCTGGCGGGCCAGCAGATGTTCTCCGGACAGCCGCTCGGCGCGGTGCTCGCGGAGATGCAGCCCGAGTTGCTGAAGCTCCGGGAGCAGGCCTACCAGCTCCTGGGTCAGCAGGCGGCGAGCCTCGGCACGGGTGGCGCCGGCACGGACACGGGCAACGCCCCCAAGGACGACGGGAAGAAGTAGCTGCTCCCTCGCCCCCCGGGAGAGGGCGGGGGTGAGGGTATCCGGACCCGTTCTTCAACCTGTGGCCCCGGTTGTGGACAGCGGGTTCAACCCGGGGTCCGTGGCACCCTCACCCCGTCCCTCTCCCGGAGGGCGAGGGGATTTGCCCACGGGCGGGCGGGCACCGTGTAATGGGGGCATGACCACCCCCAGCGTGACCTTCGCCGTGGACGATGTCACCCCGGCTCCCTTTCCCCTCCAGGAGTGCGGCCTCGCCGAGTCGCTCGCGGCGAGGTTGAAGGAGCCGGTGCTCGGTTCCTCTCATGGGCCCCAGGTCCGCTTCATCTCACCCTCGGACACGCACCCGCTCATGGCCGCGGTGCACCTGGCCTTCAGCGATCACCGTCCGCTGGTGCTCTCACCCGACCTCGTCTGGGTGACCATCGCCCAGGGGCTCGCGCTGCACATCGTCCAGAACGCGGAGGCCCTGCGCTTCGACCTGGTCCGGCACCAGGGCAAGAAGCAGCTCGTGGTGCCGCGCACGGACTGGGACTTCTCCTCGGCGGAGTTCTGGAACGAGGTCGTCGGCGACTTCTCCGCGCTGCTCCGGCAGGAGAGCACGGCCGTGCACGACTTGATGGTGTGCGATTTCTCGACGACGGGCACCGTCGAGCGCGTGGTCAGTCAGGTGGTGCTGATGGACGCGCTGCGCGAGTACTTCGACTACGTCCTGGCGTGCATCTGCGGCATCCCCACCATCACGCTCGAGGGCACCCCGGCGGACTGGAGCCGGCTCCGCGAGAAGGCCGGGCAGCTCTCCCGGTATGGGCTGGACTGGTGGGTCCAGCACCTGCTGCCCATCTGCGACCAGTTCGTGCGGGCCTCGCAGGGGAACGCGGATCGGGCGTTCTGGAAGGACATCTACAAGCCACGGGAGATCTACGGCGGAGACGTCATCAACGGGTGGATCTGCAAGCTGTTCCCCTTCATCCGCAACGGCGTCACCGGCCAGTACGACATCCAGAATCCGGTGTTCGAGTCCGATCCCAACGCGCCCGAGGACGAGGGCGGGCGGTTCGGCGGCCCGCCGGGGTGGATTCAGAGCGACACCCTGCCCACGGGCCTGTCGCGTGTCCCGCTCGCCCTCGTGGAGCACACGCCCGAGGGACGGAAGACGCGGAGCCTGGCCCTCACCGCGGGCTTCCTGGGGGTGAGCCAGTCCTCGAGCACGATGGCCCTGCGCCCCGAGCTCGGCTGGGTCGTCCATGAGGACCTCGGCCTGGAGGGCCTGCTGCGGCGCATGGGCGAGGAGCACCCGGTGAGCCCTCCGCTCCCACGGGAGGCGTTCCTGGCGTGGAGGGAGCAGTGGAGCGACTCCGGGCTGCCGGCCGACATCCTCCGTCTGTACAGCACCTGCGATGGGGCCTCGCTCTTTGGCGGGCGGGGCACGCCCTCGTACCGGCTCCGTCCCGCGCGGGAGCTCGAGTTCCGGCATGAGAGGCGCTGGCTGCGCTTGCGCTCCCCGGAGGAAAAGGAGGCGATGGAGGAGAGAATCCGAGAGATGGATATGGCGGGGGAGATACCGGATGAAGTGCTGTGGGTGCTGAGCAGACCGAGCGGCTGGACGCGCTTCTGCGACCTGGCGGACGGCGGCTTCCTGGCCTTCAACTTCAACTACCGGGACGGTCAGCAGCTGCCCATCGTCTGGGTGAAGGACGCCCAGGCCACGCATGGAGAGCGCGTCGCCGACACGCTGGAGCAGTTCCTCCAGCGGGCGCTCGACTCCAAGGGCCGCCCGTACTTCCAGGAGCCGGGGTTCACGCCGGGGGAGCGCGTCGCGCTGTCGTGAAGGCCAGGAGCCCGGAGCCCCGCCGGCGGGAGGCGAGGAAGAGCACCGCGCCCAGTGCCGCCACGCCCAGCCCGGTGCCCACCCATCCGGCGGGCGTCGTCCCGGGCTCCACCGTGAAGGTGTACTGACCCGGAAGCAGCCGCACCCCGAGCAGCCCCTGCTCGGAGAAGGTCTCCAGGGTCCGCTCGCCCTCGCCCGTGGCGCGGTAGAAGTCATAGGCCACCACGGGCAGCACGAGTGGACCACCCTGGGGCGCGTCGACTCGCATGCTCCACCGCGAGCCCTCGCGCTCCGCCCCGAGCACCTGGATGCCCCCACCCGGCACCGGTGAAGCGGACACGCGCTCCACCCACTGCTCCACGGGCAGGCTGCGGGGCAGGTACTCGCCGTTCGCCGTGTACCCGCTGGCGCCATTGCGCCGCAGCGTCCACCGGTTGATCGCCGCGTCATCCCAGTCCCCCACCAGGCTGTTGGTGCGCTGGAAGGGCGGCGTGGACAGGGCGAGCACCAGCGCCGCACTGGAGATGACGGCGCCCAGGCGGGGGCTGATGGGGGCACGCGCCAGGAAGAGCCCGGCGGCGGCGAGCGAGAGGAACGCTGTCACGCCCAGCAGGCGCCAGGGAAACTGGATGGCGCTGAAGGCCTCGGGCAGCACGCTCAGGAAGGGGAGCGGGGCCACCATGAAGAGCAGACACCCGGCCCACAGCACGGCCAGGCCCTTCGCGAGCGCCGTCAGCCGCGCGTCTCCCACCGCCAGGCCGCGCCTCGCCACCACGGTGTAGGCCCCGGCCGCCACCGCGAGCACCACCCACTGGGCCGCGCCCAGGGAGAAGCACATGCTGTCGAATTCGAAGGTGGAGATGCCGTTCCACCGGTTCGGGTGCTCGTCGAACCACTGCCAGGGCTGGACGCGGTGGCCGTGGACGAAGCCGGGCAGGCGCCGCATCACCTCCGGCACGTCCGCCCACACGTCCGGCAGGGAGAGCCGCGCGGGCAGGAAGTGCCAGAGCGTCAGGGCCCCGCCCAGCAGCCCTCCCGCGGCCACGCGTCCCGCACCGCGCCAGCCGAGCCTGGCGCCACAGCCCGCCAGCACCAGCGCGCACAGGCCGAGGAAGTACAGGGCCATCACCGAGTGGGTGAGCAGCAGCGCCGCCACCGCGAGCGGGAGGAGCCAGGACAGCCGCTCGCGGTTCACCGTCCGCCACGCCCCGGTGAGCACGAGCGGGTACCAGACGAAGCTCCAGGACTCCTCGAGCGCGCCAGTCACGAACACACTCACGAAGCGGTACGGCAGGGAGACGTAGAGGAGGGCCCCCATGAGGGCGAGCCACCGTCTGCCGGTGAGGGCCATGCCCATGCCGTACAT
The sequence above is drawn from the Archangium gephyra genome and encodes:
- a CDS encoding NAD-binding protein, with amino-acid sequence MKIIIAGGGRVGGTLAARLVAEQHQVTVVERDANTCHRLFEDIGVVTVCGDANDPSVLESAGISGADIAAGVLARDAENLAFSTLVRSMSSARVMVRMLDSRYRQAYKLAGVSELVAEAEVVVAKMTTAIDFPQVAGSLPLAAGTAILFELEVSPKALVAGRTVAQVRGQPEFPRECVFIGLVDPEGRITLPDGNTVLRAGHTIILVARRAELARAVEYLTAEAQRQTDTPLAEMLRKVDFLAPLNDEQLASVARGADYLRKEAGETLFKKGDAGESFYVVVSGEVNLLAEGGRLVEVVKAGGFFGEIALLTGEPRATSAKAATACELAAVGREDFQGMVMANPTVALEMSRILGQRLARMAQQERAPQKRKGLFGR
- a CDS encoding DUF4142 domain-containing protein, whose amino-acid sequence is MRHIANALLVVGMLWAAQGQARDKTMDYRGMKFSTDPKQFVDRMLYLHGEIIDEGRMAQRNSQSPQVKELSETLVKSHQAFDERLKKHLKEQKLQPGTFKSTTDEERGTVALEKSTENKLKTLSGDAFDQAFLAAQVSDHDRLLMSVLAGQQMFSGQPLGAVLAEMQPELLKLREQAYQLLGQQAASLGTGGAGTDTGNAPKDDGKK
- a CDS encoding DUF4419 domain-containing protein, translating into MTTPSVTFAVDDVTPAPFPLQECGLAESLAARLKEPVLGSSHGPQVRFISPSDTHPLMAAVHLAFSDHRPLVLSPDLVWVTIAQGLALHIVQNAEALRFDLVRHQGKKQLVVPRTDWDFSSAEFWNEVVGDFSALLRQESTAVHDLMVCDFSTTGTVERVVSQVVLMDALREYFDYVLACICGIPTITLEGTPADWSRLREKAGQLSRYGLDWWVQHLLPICDQFVRASQGNADRAFWKDIYKPREIYGGDVINGWICKLFPFIRNGVTGQYDIQNPVFESDPNAPEDEGGRFGGPPGWIQSDTLPTGLSRVPLALVEHTPEGRKTRSLALTAGFLGVSQSSSTMALRPELGWVVHEDLGLEGLLRRMGEEHPVSPPLPREAFLAWREQWSDSGLPADILRLYSTCDGASLFGGRGTPSYRLRPARELEFRHERRWLRLRSPEEKEAMEERIREMDMAGEIPDEVLWVLSRPSGWTRFCDLADGGFLAFNFNYRDGQQLPIVWVKDAQATHGERVADTLEQFLQRALDSKGRPYFQEPGFTPGERVALS